Proteins encoded by one window of Nocardioides euryhalodurans:
- a CDS encoding NADP-dependent oxidoreductase translates to MRAASYDQYGGPEVLTVGEVPDPPVGPDTVLVRVKATSVNPVDWKIREGYLQGAYPHHLPIIPGWDVAGVVEAVGPAVVTGVQPGDEVWGYVRRDDVAHGTAAELVPAPERTVTRKPASLSFEEAAAVPLAGLTAWQSLTEALQVGEGDRVLVHAASGGVGQLAVQIATALGAEVIGTASPANHDLVRSLGATTVLDHAAGPVSKQLAEHGGRVDAVLDLIGGDALADAPEQVHDPRRIASIIDPETVLGLGGRYVFVRPERDHLDELGRLADEGRLRVTLARTFDLDEIADAHLLSQEGHPGGKIAVRV, encoded by the coding sequence GTGCGTGCAGCCAGCTACGACCAGTACGGCGGTCCCGAGGTGCTCACCGTGGGCGAGGTCCCCGACCCGCCCGTCGGCCCGGACACGGTGCTCGTCCGGGTGAAGGCCACGAGCGTGAACCCGGTGGACTGGAAGATCCGCGAGGGCTACCTCCAGGGCGCCTACCCGCACCACCTGCCGATCATCCCCGGCTGGGACGTCGCCGGAGTCGTCGAGGCCGTCGGCCCGGCGGTCGTGACCGGCGTGCAGCCGGGCGACGAGGTCTGGGGCTACGTCCGACGTGACGACGTGGCCCACGGCACCGCCGCCGAGCTGGTGCCCGCTCCCGAGCGCACGGTCACCCGCAAGCCGGCGTCGCTCTCCTTCGAGGAAGCAGCGGCCGTCCCGCTCGCGGGTCTCACCGCCTGGCAGTCGCTCACCGAGGCGCTGCAGGTCGGCGAGGGCGACCGCGTCCTGGTCCACGCCGCCTCGGGCGGGGTCGGTCAGCTCGCCGTCCAGATCGCCACCGCCCTGGGTGCCGAGGTGATCGGCACCGCGTCGCCCGCCAACCACGACCTGGTCCGCTCGCTGGGCGCCACCACGGTCCTCGACCACGCGGCCGGGCCGGTGAGCAAGCAGCTGGCCGAGCACGGCGGCCGGGTCGACGCGGTGCTCGACCTGATCGGGGGCGACGCGCTCGCCGACGCCCCGGAGCAGGTCCACGACCCCCGCCGGATCGCCTCGATCATCGACCCGGAGACGGTCCTCGGCCTGGGTGGGCGTTACGTCTTCGTACGCCCCGAGCGTGACCACCTCGACGAGCTCGGCCGCCTCGCCGACGAGGGCAGGCTGCGGGTCACCCTGGCCCGGACCTTCGACCTCGACGAGATCGCCGACGCCCACCTGCTCTCCCAGGAGGGCCACCCCGGCGGCAAGATCGCCGTCCGCGTCTGA
- a CDS encoding VOC family protein, which translates to MASRTSNFCIDAHDPYAQTIWWAQVLDDFVYDGEDEPGDDECGLVGPDDRALLFLKVPEPKTVKNRMHLCIRPTDRSRDEEVERILGLGATLEADHRDGPDRGWAVLADPEGNEFCVLTPHRKGA; encoded by the coding sequence ATGGCTTCTCGGACATCGAACTTCTGCATCGACGCCCACGACCCCTACGCCCAGACGATCTGGTGGGCCCAGGTGCTCGACGACTTCGTCTACGACGGCGAGGACGAGCCGGGTGACGACGAGTGCGGTCTCGTCGGCCCCGACGACCGCGCCCTGCTCTTCCTCAAGGTGCCCGAGCCCAAGACGGTCAAGAACCGGATGCACCTGTGCATCCGGCCCACCGACCGCAGCCGCGACGAGGAGGTCGAGCGGATCCTCGGCCTCGGCGCGACGCTCGAGGCCGACCACCGCGACGGGCCCGACAGGGGCTGGGCCGTGCTGGCCGATCCCGAGGGCAACGAGTTCTGCGTCCTGACTCCCCACCGCAAGGGAGCCTGA
- a CDS encoding DinB family protein gives MPEGQKEILVRYLQTAREALLWKLEDASDYDVRRPLTPTGTNLLGLVKHLAYVELGYFVSSFGRELPVPSPFDDEDAEHNEDMWATPEESREGVIGLYHLAWEEAARTFDALGIDSEGRVPWWPVERNRVTLGLLLVHVVAETNRHAGHADIVRETIDGAAGLRDGVTNLPGDDYDWAGHVARVEEAAQRFR, from the coding sequence GTGCCCGAGGGACAGAAGGAGATCCTGGTCCGCTACCTCCAGACCGCCCGCGAGGCGCTGCTCTGGAAGCTCGAGGACGCGAGCGACTACGACGTACGCCGTCCGCTCACCCCCACCGGCACCAACCTGCTCGGCCTCGTCAAGCACCTCGCCTACGTCGAGCTCGGCTACTTCGTGTCGAGCTTCGGCCGGGAGCTCCCCGTGCCCTCGCCGTTCGACGACGAGGACGCCGAGCACAACGAGGACATGTGGGCCACGCCCGAGGAGTCCCGTGAGGGCGTCATCGGCCTCTACCACCTGGCCTGGGAGGAGGCGGCCCGCACCTTCGACGCCCTCGGGATCGACAGCGAGGGACGAGTGCCCTGGTGGCCGGTCGAGCGCAACCGGGTGACCCTCGGCCTGCTGCTGGTCCACGTCGTCGCCGAGACCAACCGCCACGCCGGTCACGCCGACATCGTCCGCGAGACGATCGACGGTGCCGCCGGGCTCCGGGACGGCGTCACCAACCTGCCCGGCGACGACTACGACTGGGCGGGCCACGTCGCCCGGGTCGAGGAGGCGGCTCAGCGCTTCCGCTGA
- a CDS encoding flavin reductase family protein produces the protein MQESGDQREADDFELRPGEMVHLSHEPGSDAAALRFRDVLGRFATGLTVVSATGEDGPVGMTVQGFLSLSLEPPLVLVSMARTSRAWPVIERAGTFCVTILAADQQWLAELMATRGADKFRDLAWTPSPATGSPLLPGGLGHVDCRVEAVHDGGDHLLVVGRVLDLSATGDGEALLYHRGRYGATVTRPGDGPRTG, from the coding sequence ATGCAGGAGAGCGGTGACCAGCGCGAGGCGGACGACTTCGAGCTGCGGCCCGGCGAGATGGTGCACCTCAGCCACGAACCGGGTTCCGACGCTGCGGCACTGCGCTTCCGCGACGTGCTCGGTCGCTTCGCGACGGGGCTGACGGTCGTCAGCGCCACGGGTGAGGACGGGCCGGTCGGGATGACCGTGCAGGGCTTCCTGTCCCTCTCGCTGGAACCCCCGCTCGTGCTGGTGTCGATGGCGCGCACCTCCCGTGCGTGGCCGGTGATCGAGCGGGCCGGGACCTTCTGCGTCACCATCCTCGCAGCCGACCAGCAGTGGCTCGCCGAGCTCATGGCCACCCGCGGGGCGGACAAGTTCCGCGACCTGGCGTGGACACCGTCGCCGGCCACCGGCTCGCCGCTGCTCCCCGGCGGCCTCGGCCACGTCGACTGCCGCGTCGAGGCGGTCCACGACGGCGGTGACCACCTGCTGGTCGTCGGGCGTGTGCTCGACCTCTCCGCCACCGGCGACGGCGAGGCGTTGCTCTACCACCGGGGCCGCTACGGCGCGACCGTCACCCGGCCCGGGGACGGCCCACGGACCGGTTGA
- a CDS encoding DinB family protein, whose protein sequence is MPARRERPAFDADDRTSLLGWYDLQRGIVTLKCEGLSDEDAHRSVIPTSPLMTVAGIVGHLTWAEQLWFEHAFLGREPEGPGWDDVEDSEFLVQDRSLDELLAAYDEQCRRSDDVIASHSLSDTGVGTAFPAAGATLGWMLVHMLEETARHAGHLDLVRELLDGETGYY, encoded by the coding sequence GTGCCTGCACGCCGAGAACGTCCCGCCTTCGACGCCGACGACCGCACCTCGCTGCTCGGGTGGTACGACCTGCAGCGTGGGATCGTCACCCTCAAGTGCGAGGGACTCTCCGACGAGGACGCCCACCGGTCGGTGATCCCGACCTCCCCGTTGATGACCGTCGCGGGCATCGTGGGCCACCTCACCTGGGCCGAGCAGCTGTGGTTCGAGCACGCCTTCCTCGGGCGTGAGCCCGAGGGACCGGGCTGGGACGACGTCGAGGACTCCGAGTTCCTGGTCCAGGACCGTTCGCTCGACGAGCTGCTGGCGGCGTACGACGAGCAGTGCCGTCGCAGCGACGACGTCATCGCCTCCCACTCGCTGTCGGACACCGGCGTGGGGACCGCCTTCCCGGCCGCGGGGGCGACGCTGGGCTGGATGCTGGTCCACATGCTCGAGGAGACCGCCCGCCACGCGGGCCACCTCGACCTGGTGCGCGAGCTCCTCGACGGCGAGACCGGCTACTACTGA
- a CDS encoding cytochrome b gives MGARNGPDGYGWVGKGLHWLTVLALTAQLTVGWLMEADDSGSGRGRGRGRSGESGRGRGRGGEDSSYLDDPETLVRVHVVIGVTILLLAVARVVWRRVAGLPPWSEHLSEGQRRLAHWTERVLLVLLFLMPATGLLLVGVGDDDVLPLHVATHLAFFAALAAHLFLTLRPRILRRML, from the coding sequence ATGGGGGCACGCAACGGACCGGACGGCTACGGCTGGGTCGGCAAGGGGCTGCACTGGCTGACGGTGCTGGCCCTGACCGCCCAGCTCACGGTCGGCTGGCTGATGGAGGCCGACGACTCGGGGAGCGGCCGCGGCCGAGGCCGCGGCCGCAGCGGGGAGAGCGGTCGTGGTCGGGGCCGTGGCGGCGAGGACTCCTCCTACCTCGACGACCCCGAGACCCTCGTCAGGGTCCACGTGGTGATCGGGGTGACGATCCTGCTGCTCGCCGTCGCCCGCGTCGTCTGGCGCCGGGTCGCCGGGCTCCCGCCCTGGTCGGAGCACCTCTCCGAGGGACAGCGACGCCTCGCCCACTGGACCGAGCGGGTGCTGCTGGTGCTGCTCTTCCTGATGCCGGCGACCGGGCTGCTGCTCGTCGGGGTCGGCGACGACGACGTGCTGCCCCTCCACGTCGCGACCCACCTGGCGTTCTTCGCGGCGCTCGCCGCCCACCTGTTCCTGACGCTGCGCCCGAGGATCCTGCGCCGGATGCTCTGA
- a CDS encoding alpha-amylase family protein, translated as MPATGHVVFAILGDVHPDDPAARLDERVDTWRPDLVRSIGRVWPDRTAAEHAELADRLVAVARAGYAGRPADLRALDERRLAEPDWFQRPDMLGYAAYADRFGGTLAGVAEHTGHLRDLGVTYLHLMPLLTPRPAPNDGGYAVADYRSVRPDLGDVEDLRDLATTLRGEGISLCLDLVLNHVAREHAWAAAARAGDADKRAYFHIHPDRSVPDAFEATVPEVFPDFAPGSFTWDDEVDGWVWTTFHDYQWDLDWGNPDVVCEFAEIVCFLANLGVEVLRLDAIAFLWKRLGTSCQNQPEVHDLTRILRTVARIACPALLFKAEAIVGPADLPAYLGVGDNAGRVSDLAYHNSLMVQLWSMLASRDVRLAAVALQQLPQPPAITSWLTYARCHDDIGWAIDDTDAWRAGLEGAAHRRFLSDWYAGVFPGSWARGLVFQDNPATGDRRISGSLASLAGLESGDPGAVDRILLVHAVILGFGGLPVLWMGDEVGLLNDLGWADDPAHAGDNRWVHRPRMPWDGDRPVVPPGAEPVAAGVRHLLRTRAALPHLHAAHPTETWDPRDPGVLLVVRRAPEGPLLLAANVTDEERWVADDVLHWLGLHSPRLTDAITGARPELRDGAVRLAPYQCAWLYAARG; from the coding sequence ATGCCCGCGACAGGGCACGTGGTCTTCGCCATACTCGGCGACGTGCACCCCGACGACCCCGCCGCGCGACTCGACGAGCGGGTCGACACGTGGCGGCCCGACCTGGTCCGCTCGATCGGGCGGGTCTGGCCCGACCGCACCGCTGCCGAGCACGCGGAGCTGGCCGACCGCCTGGTCGCCGTGGCCCGGGCCGGGTACGCCGGCCGCCCTGCCGACCTGCGCGCGCTCGACGAGCGGCGGCTGGCCGAGCCGGACTGGTTCCAGCGGCCCGACATGCTGGGGTACGCGGCGTACGCGGACCGCTTCGGCGGGACCCTCGCCGGCGTCGCGGAGCACACCGGCCACCTGCGCGACCTGGGCGTGACCTACCTCCACCTGATGCCTCTGCTGACCCCCCGCCCGGCGCCGAACGACGGCGGTTACGCGGTCGCCGACTACCGCAGCGTGCGGCCCGACCTCGGTGACGTCGAGGACCTGCGCGACCTCGCCACCACCCTGCGTGGCGAGGGGATCAGCCTCTGCCTCGACCTGGTCCTCAACCACGTCGCGCGCGAGCACGCGTGGGCAGCCGCGGCCCGCGCCGGTGACGCCGACAAGCGGGCGTACTTCCACATCCACCCGGACCGCTCGGTGCCCGACGCGTTCGAGGCGACCGTGCCGGAGGTCTTCCCCGACTTCGCCCCCGGCAGCTTCACGTGGGACGACGAGGTCGACGGCTGGGTCTGGACGACGTTCCACGACTACCAGTGGGACCTCGACTGGGGGAACCCCGACGTGGTCTGCGAGTTCGCGGAGATCGTCTGCTTCCTCGCCAACCTCGGCGTCGAGGTGCTGCGGCTGGACGCGATCGCCTTCCTCTGGAAGCGGCTCGGCACCTCCTGCCAGAACCAGCCCGAGGTCCACGACCTGACCCGGATCCTGCGAACGGTCGCAAGGATCGCCTGCCCGGCCTTGCTCTTCAAGGCCGAGGCGATCGTCGGCCCCGCCGACCTCCCGGCCTACCTCGGCGTCGGCGACAACGCCGGCCGGGTCTCCGACCTCGCCTACCACAACAGCCTCATGGTGCAGCTCTGGTCGATGCTCGCCTCGCGCGACGTCCGGCTCGCCGCCGTCGCGCTGCAGCAGCTCCCGCAGCCGCCGGCGATCACGTCGTGGCTGACCTACGCCCGGTGCCACGACGACATCGGCTGGGCGATCGACGACACCGACGCCTGGCGTGCCGGCCTCGAGGGGGCGGCCCACCGCCGCTTCCTCTCGGACTGGTACGCCGGGGTCTTCCCCGGCTCGTGGGCGCGGGGGCTGGTCTTCCAGGACAACCCGGCCACTGGCGACCGACGGATCTCGGGGTCGCTCGCCTCCCTCGCGGGCCTGGAGTCCGGTGACCCGGGGGCCGTCGACCGGATCCTCCTGGTCCACGCGGTGATCCTCGGGTTCGGGGGGTTGCCGGTGCTGTGGATGGGTGACGAGGTGGGCCTGCTCAACGACCTCGGCTGGGCCGACGACCCGGCCCACGCCGGCGACAACCGCTGGGTGCACCGGCCCCGGATGCCGTGGGACGGCGACAGGCCGGTCGTGCCACCGGGTGCCGAGCCCGTCGCGGCCGGCGTCCGCCACCTGCTGCGCACCCGCGCCGCGCTCCCCCACCTGCACGCGGCTCACCCGACCGAGACCTGGGATCCCCGCGACCCGGGCGTGCTCCTCGTCGTGCGCCGGGCGCCGGAGGGGCCGCTGCTGCTCGCCGCCAACGTCACGGACGAGGAGCGCTGGGTCGCCGACGACGTCCTCCACTGGCTGGGCCTGCACTCCCCCCGCCTCACCGACGCGATCACCGGTGCTCGTCCGGAGCTCCGCGACGGGGCGGTCCGGCTGGCGCCGTACCAGTGCGCCTGGCTGTACGCGGCCCGCGGCTGA
- a CDS encoding MBL fold metallo-hydrolase produces MAYTGAVSPGGEPDVRELSHLRITKVAVDPDMSNNCYLLRCAATGTQVLVDAAAEADGLLRLVGDDGLAAVVTTHQHWDHHRALAEVVAATGAEVVAGAPDADAITEQTGVEVTRRVGDGDVVGVGDCELEVIALVGHTPGSVALRYRDPDGHDHLFTGDSLFPGGVGKTWSAEDFATLVDDVETKVFGRLADDTWFYPGHGDDSTLGTERPSLPEWRERGW; encoded by the coding sequence ATGGCCTACACCGGAGCCGTCTCGCCCGGGGGCGAGCCCGACGTGCGTGAGCTGTCCCACCTGCGGATCACGAAGGTGGCGGTCGACCCCGACATGTCGAACAACTGCTACCTGCTGCGCTGCGCCGCCACCGGCACGCAGGTCCTGGTCGACGCGGCCGCCGAGGCCGACGGGCTGCTGCGACTCGTGGGTGACGACGGCCTGGCTGCCGTGGTCACGACCCACCAGCACTGGGACCACCACCGCGCCCTGGCCGAGGTGGTGGCGGCGACCGGCGCCGAGGTCGTCGCGGGCGCGCCCGACGCGGACGCGATCACCGAGCAGACCGGGGTCGAGGTGACCCGGCGGGTCGGTGACGGCGACGTCGTGGGCGTGGGCGACTGTGAGCTCGAGGTGATCGCCCTGGTCGGGCACACCCCCGGTTCCGTCGCCCTGCGCTACCGCGACCCCGACGGTCACGACCACCTCTTCACCGGCGACTCGCTCTTCCCGGGCGGGGTCGGCAAGACCTGGTCGGCCGAGGACTTCGCGACGCTGGTCGACGACGTGGAGACCAAGGTGTTCGGCCGGCTCGCCGACGACACCTGGTTCTATCCCGGACACGGCGACGACTCGACGCTCGGCACCGAGCGGCCGTCCCTGCCGGAGTGGCGCGAGCGCGGCTGGTAG
- a CDS encoding maleylpyruvate isomerase family mycothiol-dependent enzyme, whose protein sequence is MSHPLDLAHLVTAGQRLVRSVDALSGDDWSGPSLLPGWTRAHVVAHLALNGEALGGVLGGVVEGEPVPMYVSQESRDEDIAELAGAEHSEIRQRLLAATTTFLDAVQAVPEDAWSGRFERTTGGPTFPLDAVPLMRVREIEIHHVDLGTGYSPDDWPKPFAETVVDGMVKRLDPGAGFRVAPLDSTRTWEVGTVDDESIGVTGPVAALAWWLTGRDPGDQVSATRGELPEIGGW, encoded by the coding sequence ATGTCGCATCCCCTCGACCTCGCCCACCTCGTCACCGCCGGGCAACGGCTGGTCAGGAGCGTCGACGCACTCAGCGGCGACGACTGGTCCGGCCCCTCGCTGCTCCCCGGGTGGACGCGGGCCCACGTGGTGGCCCACCTCGCCCTCAACGGCGAGGCGCTGGGCGGCGTGCTGGGGGGCGTGGTCGAGGGCGAGCCGGTGCCGATGTACGTGTCGCAGGAGAGCCGCGACGAGGACATCGCGGAGCTCGCCGGGGCCGAGCACTCGGAGATCCGGCAACGCCTCCTCGCGGCCACCACCACGTTCCTCGACGCCGTGCAGGCGGTACCGGAGGACGCGTGGTCGGGACGCTTCGAGCGGACCACGGGGGGCCCGACCTTCCCGCTCGACGCGGTGCCGCTGATGCGGGTGCGCGAGATCGAGATCCACCACGTCGACCTCGGCACGGGCTACTCCCCCGACGACTGGCCGAAGCCGTTCGCCGAGACCGTCGTCGACGGCATGGTGAAGCGGCTCGACCCGGGGGCCGGCTTCCGCGTCGCCCCGCTCGACAGCACCCGGACCTGGGAGGTCGGCACGGTCGACGACGAGTCGATCGGGGTCACCGGCCCGGTCGCCGCGTTGGCCTGGTGGCTCACCGGCCGCGACCCCGGCGACCAGGTGAGCGCCACCCGCGGCGAGCTCCCCGAGATCGGGGGCTGGTGA
- the uvrA gene encoding excinuclease ABC subunit UvrA — protein MADQLIVRGAREHNLKDVSIDLPRDALIVFTGLSGSGKSSLAFDTIFAEGQRRYVESLSAYARQFLGQMDKPDVDFIEGLSPAVSIDQKSTSKNPRSTVGTITEVYDYLRLLFARIGHPHCPTCGAPIERQTPQQIVDRVLALEEGRRFQVLAPVIRGRKGEYVELFRQLQTQGFSRARVNGETHQLSEPPKLDKQKKHTIEVVVDRLAVKGSAKRRLTDSVETALNLAGGLVLLDFVDLDAKDPGRELRFSEKMSCPNDHAIDTDELEPRAFSFNSPFGACPECHGLGTRMEVDPELVVPDPAASLGEGAIQPWSQAHVADYFQRLMGALGDELGFDLDTPWQDLSAKAQKSILWGHSTKVHVVTRNRYGRERSYYAQFEGVQAYIERRHREAESDTSRERFEGFMREVPCPACSGSRLKPVSVSVTVGGRNIAEVCSLPINETADFLRGLDLSSREKQIGERVLKEILERLNFLLDVGLDYLSLDRPSGSLSGGEAQRIRLATQIGAGLVGVLYVLDEPSIGLHQRDNHRLIETLTRLKDLGNTLIVVEHDEDTIRTADWVVDIGPGAGEHGGQVVHSGTVQGLLDHPDSMTGQYLSGRREIPVPAVRRPRTKGREIVVHGAREHNLQDIDVAFPLGLFVAVTGVSGSGKSTLVNDILYTSLAKQLYRSRTVPGRHRKITGVDEVDKVIHVDQSPIGRTPRSNPATYTGVFDHVRKLFASTPEAKMRGYQQGRFSFNVKGGRCEACSGDGTIKIEMNFLPDVYVPCEVCHGARYNRETLEVHYKGKTIAEVLDMPIEEAKEFFAAVPAIARHMTTLCEVGLGYVRLGQPATTLSGGEAQRVKLSSELQKRSTGRTVYVLDEPTTGLHFEDIRRLLGVLSSLVDKGNTVLVIEHNLDVIKTADWLIDMGPEGGSRGGVVVTEGTPEDVAVHPESHTGAFLRPLLEGREAAQPSRRRTPAKAPAKPTKKAAAKKPTTRKPTGKASVQR, from the coding sequence GTGGCCGACCAGCTCATCGTCCGAGGTGCGCGCGAGCACAACCTCAAGGACGTCTCGATCGATCTTCCCCGGGACGCGCTCATCGTCTTCACGGGGCTGTCCGGCTCCGGCAAGTCGAGCCTGGCCTTCGACACCATCTTCGCGGAGGGCCAGCGCCGCTACGTCGAGTCGCTGTCGGCGTACGCCCGGCAGTTCCTCGGCCAGATGGACAAGCCGGACGTCGACTTCATCGAGGGCCTCTCGCCCGCGGTCTCCATCGACCAGAAGTCCACGTCCAAGAACCCCCGCTCCACGGTCGGCACGATCACCGAGGTCTACGACTACCTGCGGCTGCTCTTCGCCAGGATCGGCCACCCGCACTGCCCGACCTGTGGGGCCCCCATCGAGCGGCAGACCCCGCAGCAGATCGTCGACCGGGTGCTCGCGCTCGAGGAGGGGCGGCGCTTCCAGGTGCTCGCCCCGGTCATCCGCGGCCGGAAGGGCGAGTACGTCGAGCTCTTCCGCCAGCTGCAGACGCAGGGGTTCTCCCGGGCCCGGGTCAACGGCGAGACCCACCAGCTCAGCGAGCCGCCCAAGCTCGACAAGCAGAAGAAGCACACCATCGAGGTCGTGGTCGACCGGCTGGCTGTCAAGGGCTCCGCCAAGCGCCGGCTCACCGACTCGGTCGAGACCGCGCTCAACCTGGCCGGCGGCCTGGTGCTGCTCGACTTCGTCGACCTCGACGCGAAGGACCCGGGCCGCGAGCTCCGGTTCTCCGAGAAGATGTCGTGCCCCAACGACCACGCGATCGACACCGACGAGCTCGAGCCGCGGGCGTTCTCCTTCAACAGCCCCTTCGGCGCCTGCCCCGAGTGCCACGGCCTCGGCACCCGGATGGAGGTCGACCCCGAGCTGGTCGTCCCCGACCCGGCCGCCTCGCTGGGCGAGGGTGCCATCCAGCCGTGGAGCCAGGCCCACGTCGCCGACTACTTCCAGCGCCTCATGGGCGCCCTCGGTGACGAGCTCGGCTTCGACCTCGACACCCCGTGGCAGGACCTGTCGGCCAAGGCGCAGAAGTCGATCCTGTGGGGCCACTCGACCAAGGTCCACGTCGTCACCCGCAACCGCTACGGACGCGAGCGCTCCTACTACGCCCAGTTCGAGGGCGTGCAGGCCTACATCGAGCGCCGCCACCGCGAGGCCGAGTCCGACACCAGCCGGGAGCGCTTCGAGGGCTTCATGCGCGAGGTGCCGTGCCCGGCGTGCTCGGGCTCGCGCCTCAAGCCGGTCTCGGTCTCGGTCACCGTCGGCGGCCGCAACATCGCCGAGGTCTGCTCGCTGCCCATCAACGAGACCGCCGACTTCCTGCGTGGGCTCGACCTGTCCTCCCGCGAGAAGCAGATCGGCGAGCGGGTGCTCAAGGAGATCCTCGAGCGGCTCAACTTCCTGCTCGACGTCGGCCTCGACTACCTCTCCCTCGACCGCCCCTCCGGCTCCCTCTCCGGCGGTGAGGCCCAGCGGATCCGGCTGGCCACCCAGATCGGCGCCGGCCTGGTCGGCGTCCTCTACGTCCTCGACGAGCCGTCGATCGGGCTCCACCAGCGCGACAACCACCGGCTCATCGAGACCCTCACCCGGCTCAAGGACCTCGGCAACACCCTCATCGTCGTCGAGCACGACGAGGACACCATCCGGACCGCCGACTGGGTCGTCGACATCGGTCCCGGCGCCGGCGAGCACGGCGGCCAGGTCGTCCACTCCGGAACCGTCCAGGGCCTGCTCGACCACCCCGACTCGATGACGGGCCAGTACCTCTCCGGCCGCCGGGAGATCCCGGTGCCCGCCGTCCGCCGTCCGCGCACCAAGGGTCGCGAGATCGTCGTCCACGGCGCCCGCGAGCACAACCTCCAGGACATCGACGTCGCCTTCCCGCTCGGCCTCTTCGTCGCCGTCACCGGCGTCTCCGGCTCCGGCAAGTCGACCCTGGTCAACGACATCCTCTACACCTCGCTGGCCAAGCAGCTCTACCGCTCCCGGACCGTCCCCGGCCGGCACCGCAAGATCACCGGTGTCGACGAGGTCGACAAGGTCATCCACGTCGACCAGTCGCCGATCGGGCGCACTCCCCGGTCCAACCCGGCGACCTACACCGGCGTCTTCGACCACGTCCGCAAGCTCTTCGCCTCCACCCCGGAGGCCAAGATGCGGGGCTACCAGCAGGGTCGCTTCTCGTTCAACGTCAAGGGCGGGCGCTGCGAGGCCTGCTCCGGAGACGGCACGATCAAGATCGAGATGAACTTCCTCCCCGACGTCTACGTGCCGTGCGAGGTCTGCCACGGCGCCCGCTACAACCGCGAGACGCTCGAGGTCCACTACAAGGGCAAGACCATCGCCGAGGTCCTGGACATGCCGATCGAGGAGGCCAAGGAGTTCTTCGCGGCCGTCCCGGCCATCGCGCGCCACATGACGACCCTGTGCGAGGTCGGGCTCGGCTACGTCCGGCTCGGCCAGCCCGCCACCACGCTGTCCGGCGGCGAGGCGCAGCGGGTCAAGCTGTCCAGCGAGCTGCAGAAGCGCTCGACGGGGCGGACCGTCTACGTGCTCGACGAGCCGACGACGGGGCTCCACTTCGAGGACATCCGCCGACTGCTCGGCGTGCTGTCCAGCCTCGTCGACAAGGGCAACACGGTGCTGGTGATCGAGCACAACCTCGACGTCATCAAGACCGCCGACTGGCTGATCGACATGGGCCCCGAGGGCGGCTCGCGCGGTGGCGTGGTCGTCACCGAGGGCACGCCCGAGGACGTCGCCGTCCACCCCGAGAGCCACACCGGGGCGTTCCTGCGGCCGCTGCTCGAGGGCCGCGAGGCCGCCCAGCCGTCGAGGCGACGTACGCCGGCGAAGGCGCCAGCGAAGCCGACGAAGAAGGCGGCGGCCAAGAAGCCGACCACCAGGAAGCCGACCGGGAAGGCCTCCGTGCAGCGCTGA
- a CDS encoding Rieske (2Fe-2S) protein: MTTDGIGRRHAIAGVAGLGVAAPLLASCGDDGASTGTDDSGSGAAAGTVLGATSEVPVGGGTIFDDEKVVVTQPTEGDFKAFTAVCTHQGCVVDKVEEGQIMCPCHGSVFSAEDGSVVNGPATEPLAETAITVEGDEITLA; encoded by the coding sequence ATGACCACGGACGGAATCGGCCGTCGACACGCGATCGCCGGCGTCGCGGGCCTGGGCGTCGCGGCGCCGCTGCTGGCTTCCTGCGGTGACGACGGCGCCTCGACCGGCACCGACGACTCCGGCTCGGGCGCCGCGGCGGGCACCGTGCTCGGGGCGACCTCGGAGGTCCCCGTCGGGGGCGGGACGATCTTCGACGACGAGAAGGTCGTCGTCACGCAGCCGACCGAGGGTGACTTCAAGGCCTTCACCGCCGTCTGCACCCACCAGGGCTGCGTGGTCGACAAGGTCGAGGAGGGGCAGATCATGTGCCCCTGCCACGGCAGCGTCTTCAGCGCCGAGGACGGGAGTGTCGTCAACGGCCCCGCCACCGAGCCCCTCGCCGAGACCGCGATCACCGTGGAGGGTGACGAGATCACCCTCGCCTGA